A region of the Culex quinquefasciatus strain JHB chromosome 1, VPISU_Cqui_1.0_pri_paternal, whole genome shotgun sequence genome:
ctTGGGCAGGTTCTCTAGTTTTAACtcgttcgtggttcatgcgccttcgACACTTGTTCTGAGAtgtacgtactccaccgtagattGTTGGCTACACTTTCCATTCGAAAACATAGAGTacaaccggtctaatcagtgtctgGTACAGGGTCAGCTTCGCGGCGCTTTGTACTTAATCAGATGTCAAGGTTTGCCGTAATCCAAAATAGGCGCGACTCACagagtccggatctctaagctggtgtcgttgtcggccgttacACGCTCACCTCATTCAGCTCATCGCCATCCACTGTTAAAGGGGTGAGTCTTGGATggtcaacgtcctttgagcccctccctctcatgtactttgttttcgtcgtattcatggcaAATCCAATTCGTATTGCTTGCGTTTTCaaggcggtgtaaacccttttcTCTACGTCTCTCGCTATAATATCAATGTCGTCCGCAAGAAGTTGAACTGTCCTGTTGCATATCGTGCCTCTCGTGTCTGTAAccgctcttcgcacaactccctcaagtccgatgttaaacagcgcattggataagccgtcaccttgtcgtaacCCTTGGTGCGATTGTTGGTCAGCAGCGAGCGGTCCAAGTTGGGCTTTAAAGCCTTCTCCATGCgctacatcgccgttgaggAACTGGTGAATCGACCGTCGATGAGGACGTGGTTAATGATTGTTTTAGTTCTTTGGTTAGGTGACTTTTTGGATGTCTTTCCGGGAAAGAACGTACTCCGTAACACCATATCGCGGGAGGCTGTGTAGTTGATGCACCGCTGGCCGTTGTCGTACGGCTCCCAATCTATCACACGACTCCGCATCTTGCCCAACACAATGAAGGCGGTTCCCAGCTTGTTTTCGGCTCCGCCGCTCTGGAACATGGTGAGATCCTCCCACATCTTCGCTCCCTTCCAGCACATCTCCTGCAGTGATACAACATCGAAGTTACGGGGTTTGAGCTCGTTCAACAAAGTGTACTCATACCCATCGAAacgtagcgatctgcagttccatgttccgagtttccaatcggtgtccttttcgtgcctaggtctatgccgtttgttccggatcATTATTCCTTCTTGATTGTTCGTAATACTCGGATTTTCGGTATGCATCTGGATTGGGACATAGCTACACCCTCCGAAGAGGATGGAGACCGCGCCTTCCCTGTCAGTGTACATCATTAAGCGTTTTCTTAAGCATGCTTAGCGTGATTGGGTATCTCTCATAGTTTTAAACATTCTAAGTTGAtctcccggtggttggtcactttttcgtttgacactttttaagtttgtaccccgttggtttgtcaaagtcaaactaaaaagttacgaactgtcactttttacacggcgctcacgcacactatcaaaacaaacgtttggtagtgtgtgtgaactccgtgtaaaaagggtgtcaaactgaaaagtgaccccgttcgtttgacaacagttggtgtcaaaccatcggggtttgagtgtaccagTCGTTTGTATCTGTACGTCCGCCAACGCGTTCCGATAGCATTAATCATTAATTTAAGGACTTTTCGGATCACTAATCAGTCACATTTGTAGTCACGATCATCTTTCTATTTTGACAATCCACTTCTCACCGCTTCACAAATCCATCCCCGATCCGGTACGCCAACGTACCACGTATCCGCTTCCCCCTCAAGCTCATCCCGTGCGGCAACAGCGCCGGCTGTCTCACGTAAATTCCGCGCGCTTCCGGCGTCCACGCCCTAAAAGCAGCCTCCTCCCCGGGGGGAAGATTCACCGCAATCCATCCACCGGAGGAGAGTAGAATGTCCGCGACGGAGATGTGCTTCTCCTGGACGCCTGTGAGGAGGATGTCCGGGGATGGTTTGAGTGCGGGCCACCGGGAGAGTCGGTTGGGGTCGGGTCCGGGGATTTGGAGGAACTCGGTTCCGAGAAGGTTTGCGTAGATTTGGGTGGCGGCGGTTGTTTCGCAGATGAGGGTTGGGAGGGAGGGCGAGGAGTAGAGGAGGATGCGGGTTGAGGGAGGGCCTTCGAGGTAGTCGAGGCGGCCGAGGCCGGCCAGGAAGAGTGAGAGACCGGGTTTGAGGAGGTAGGCCCGGGGGCGGATCATCTGCTTGGGGAGGGTTTGCAGGAGTTCGTCGGTGGTGAGGAGGTTCGTAATTTGGTCCGGTTGTATGACTCCTGGGGTGTCGTAGCACCACTTGCTGTTGGCGTACGTGTCGGACTTTTCGTTTAGGGTTAGGATTGGGCTTTGAGCAGTTCCTCTTTGGGAGACGGAGAAGCCCTCTTTGGTAGGGTCCTTTTCCTTAAGGAAGGTCTGTCCGATGTGGCCAATCAGGGTTGCGAACTTGGTAGATCCGGTCTGTCGAGCCTGTTGCTTTCGTAGTTTTTCCTCCTCGATCTGCTTAACTCGTTCGGACTGGAGTCGCTTCGTCCTCAAAAACAGTCGATAGTCCGACGGTCGCAAAATGGGGAACTTCAGCATCCGCAGCGTAGTACCCGGCCACGGACAGGCCGTCGCGCGCTGCACCAAATCCGTCGCCTGAACCTTGCACAAATCCGACGCCAGCAGCGCGTTGAACAGCGTACTCTTCCCCACGTTCGTGCACCCGACCAGATAGACGTCTCCGCGACTTCCCCAAACGTTGTGCAGCTTTGTGATCAACTCCTCAACGCCGAAGCCGGTCGCGGCGGAAACTAGGGCGACGTGCCGAATGTTGTTCCGTTCGAAGCCAGAGCTGACAATGGCCCGCGTCAGCGTGTCCCGGATGGTGTCCAGATAGCCGGGACTATCCCGCGGGAGCAGGTCCACCTTGTtgccgacgacgatgatggagCGTTTCGGGCCGAGAATGTCCGACAGGCCGGGCCAAATCGAGCACGGGAAGTCGAGGAGGTCAACCTGCAAGGTTGCgatttatgtttaaaataaatttaaaaacgatTAAAGTCTGACTAAATTACCATCAACAGCACCAGCGCTCGCTTGTCCCGAATCGACGAAATCATCTGCACGTAATCCTCCGGCGACACCGTCACGTTGATGGCCGTGTTGTAGTTCTTCAAGAAATGGCACCGCTGACAAATCGTACTCTGAAGTTGCTTCTTGTGCTTTCCCTTGAACAGCTGACTTGGCAAATACCCCGGAATGCTAGGTTCCGCACACTGCATAAACGCCCCACACCCACCGCACGCCACACTCGAAACCGGTTCGCTCGGATCCGGCGTCCCGTAAAACGAAGACCGATCATCCCCCTCATCCTCCTCGTAAAACTCGTAATCCGTCATCCATTCACCACCCGTGGGCACGTTTTCCTCGGTTCGTTCAACCCTCCTAACCAACCGCTCGTACGGCAAGTAATCCCGAACCCCATCCAGCTCCTCCATCCCTCCACCCTCAACTGCATTCTCCTCCAAACTCTCCCCGTAGAGATGTTTCAGCGCGACCGGAAATGGTTCGGCTTTGGCCTGTGCCGCGAACGCCGCACGTTTCGCCTTGGCCATTTTCGATTCCACAATTTTATTCCTCTGGTAGCCCAACCGGAGCGTGCCGGCTTCGACCACCGAACTGTACAGGACCTTTTCCCGCACCTCCTCGAACCGGTCTTCGGCGGAACGGTCCAACTTTGGCGGTTCGAACTTTTTTGCGTCAACGGTGCAGCAACGTCGCGTTCCGGCGAAGAGTGAACGGTTGAACCGGACGGGGGTGGCGCTCCGGAGCGCGTtacggaacattttttttaactttcaactaAAATAACAAACTATATggaatcaaaatttaatttaaaatattgcatAAATCCGGGTCGGGAAA
Encoded here:
- the LOC6034320 gene encoding nitric oxide-associated protein 1, which gives rise to MFRNALRSATPVRFNRSLFAGTRRCCTVDAKKFEPPKLDRSAEDRFEEVREKVLYSSVVEAGTLRLGYQRNKIVESKMAKAKRAAFAAQAKAEPFPVALKHLYGESLEENAVEGGGMEELDGVRDYLPYERLVRRVERTEENVPTGGEWMTDYEFYEEDEGDDRSSFYGTPDPSEPVSSVACGGCGAFMQCAEPSIPGYLPSQLFKGKHKKQLQSTICQRCHFLKNYNTAINVTVSPEDYVQMISSIRDKRALVLLMVDLLDFPCSIWPGLSDILGPKRSIIVVGNKVDLLPRDSPGYLDTIRDTLTRAIVSSGFERNNIRHVALVSAATGFGVEELITKLHNVWGSRGDVYLVGCTNVGKSTLFNALLASDLCKVQATDLVQRATACPWPGTTLRMLKFPILRPSDYRLFLRTKRLQSERVKQIEEEKLRKQQARQTGSTKFATLIGHIGQTFLKEKDPTKEGFSVSQRGTAQSPILTLNEKSDTYANSKWCYDTPGVIQPDQITNLLTTDELLQTLPKQMIRPRAYLLKPGLSLFLAGLGRLDYLEGPPSTRILLYSSPSLPTLICETTAATQIYANLLGTEFLQIPGPDPNRLSRWPALKPSPDILLTGVQEKHISVADILLSSGGWIAVNLPPGEEAAFRAWTPEARGIYVRQPALLPHGMSLRGKRIRGTLAYRIGDGFVKR